The genomic DNA gaaactaaatattatactaaaacaACTAATTAATGACTCATCAATTTGACCGTTAACAACGTTTTTGGTCTTTGCCATATGAGgcaaatttgattttagtccctgtaattatTTTAAAGCAACTCCACCATTATCATGTTATATTCATTTACATTTGGTCCTTGTTGTAATCTAGCAACGCAAAAATATTGTGTTCATCTTAGTTTCAAAGTGAGTTCAACTCAATCCCTATGAACCATCACGATTTTAATCAAAGTGACAAAGTGCATGTTTGATACCATATGTTTGTCAAAATCAAGATGATTCACCGTCATTTTGACAATGTGATTCTTAACATGCACAAAGTGTATGTATTACAAATACTACAAAAtatgttggaaaaaaaatatatatatatagcttatGTAAACTCAGAGTAGTTcaatgttattttaataaattaactcAAACCTAATAAGAAACCTGCAACAAAACTACTACacatttaaaaagaagaaagtatAGCATACCGTGAGACCAAACTATGGTCATCAAACTAAAGATTTACCCAAAAGATTGGACTTGGCTTAGCGCCTTAGGCTCAATGTAACTTGAGTTAAGTACAAAATTTAACGATTATATTAGAGCATGTCCTCCCTAATAAACTTTTGAATTATAGACAAAACGACAAAAAAATCATGGTCAACACTTAGCAAAATTGAGTACCAATAGGagacaaataaaatatgtaatttggaGTTTTGTATCTTGCTATCCGCGTTCCTTTTCATTCACCAATGCAATTTCGTGATGTAGCCATGCAGTTATGCAGGATTATTCACAAATGACGATTTCCAATTGGCGGATAGTACCATAGAATACTGGCGATAGCTTCGATGAATGAATACAACTAGCGTGGTTGGTTAAACCAAGAACaacaatttaatttcaaaagagCAATTTCCATTTAAAAAATGCAAGTGTGCAATTAATATACTAGAACCAGTATAAAAAAATGGCAACTTGAACACCGGCAACGTTTGACCCCAAAAACAATACTCTAGCAAGCAAGTGGCAACCATATATAAGCGAGTACAGCAATGCGCATTCTACGCACACCCCAATCTTGGAcctgttttgagaaaatgaaaaaagaaatgtgacaactagggtacccatgaaagaatggtgggtaatttaccccaaccaatatacattagccacataaacacatttttaagtggtatccatgaactattttggccccaccaacaaattgctcattttcattggttggtgggtaaattacccaccattcttcaaaggtaatctagaaaaaaccaaaaagaaaacaatagaatgattttttttttttattaatagaaaatttctattgaattaataaaaaatcacaatttttaatataacattGTTTACCATTGACTAATCTTCTAAGAAAATTTATTGAACACTCGAAATGAATTATCCCTTTCCAATCGAATTTTTTAtctatagttaaaaaaaattcttgagtAACAAGGTTCTAACAATGCATCAAGGTTttccaagaaaagaaaaagaaaacagtaaatagtttttttgataaatagaAAACGATTTAATATACCCTCTGTTTTccttcttaatatatatataaagtcaaGAAGTCAAGCATTATAGTGattaaaatttcattcattTGGAGTTCGAACTCCAACCCACATATTGCAATGTTCTACCAGCTAACCTATACTTAGGAATACATtgttgaattaataaaaaaaaatacattattttctTACAACAATATCATAGATTCGAAGTACAatcatttattaataataactaATACTCAGCGATAATTTTTTGCACACACAATATAGTTATCTCTTGAAGAGTGACCCTTATTTTAGATGCTCAAATTCTAATAACTCGAATGAACTAAATATATTTGCAAATACGTTTTAGTACTTGACATTGAGTGTATAACattaaaaatcaaagcaatgaTTTGAACATCTTTAACGTTTcaacactttttaaaaaaaaatttctctctCGTCTCTactctctttcttttattgTCAACATGATACGTTTTGGTATATATCActcattatttttctctctcaatgtatatatgtataagcgtccaaataacatttttttcttaaatttatgaCGTTTAACTGCACCAAATAATACCGATCTTCGAACAGTAGTACAGTTCTACTCATTATAAACGAGATACAATTCTAGTGGACGATACCTCAACAGCAATATCGAATTATCCAATAATAACCTTTTCCCATCTGTCAAGTTGGCTTTTAATTGATCATATATCCTCCGGCAACCTCACTAAATGCTCACTCCATCTCTGTCTCTAAgaggaaaaaaataacaaaaagaaagataCCCCAACCCgtcttattaagaaaataattaaccTTGGACCCATCGCTCCTTTTTTGTCCCCTTTCTTAGCTTCACACCATTACCCTAAGCTTTCCTCATCATCTCATTTCACTATCATAATTTCATCTATATTTTCTGCGTTACTTTCTATCCTTCACAACATAGTTTCCATATTCAAACTATCTCTATCTATCAACTAATTTATCATGAGGTTACGGTGGTTGTTAGACACATGCTCCTCCGCCAACAACTGCGCCACGGCCACCCACAACTCAACCATCTCACTGCATCCATCCAAGAAACAACAACATGCATCAGACTCAagcacttcttcttcttcaaccctAACCTCCGACGACAGCACCTCAACTCTTTATAGCAACTACTCAATACAAACACTTCCATCAGTTCCATCTCTCCAAAAACTCTCTTCTCAAAACCTCAACAACTTCTCCGTCTCCTACCACTGCATCACCTCTCTCACACCCCACTCTTCCCGCCCTATCACATCGCTTGCCCTCCACAACAACCTCCTCTACGCAGCTACGGAAAATCAAATCAACGTCTACGATCGTCAAACGTGCACTTATCTCCATACCTTCAACACCAAATCCATTTCCTCCGGTTCAACTAAAACCATTGCCTTCTCTAAAGACATGGTCTTCACCACTCACCAAGACTGTAAAATCCGCGTCTggaaccaccaccaccacaaaaacaacaacaaccaccggAAGTTAACCACTCTTCCCACTGTCAACGACCGTTTCCGCCGTTTCCTCCTCCCAAGTAACTACATCAACATCCGTCGCCACGTAAAACGTCTCTGGATTGAACATGCCGACGCCGTCACCGACCTTGCAGTTTCAAACGGCGTTATCTACTCCGTTTCATGGGACAAAACACTCAAAATATGGAGAATCTCTGATCTTCGTTGCTTAGAATCCCTCAAAGCACACGAAGATGCGGTCAACGCGGTTGCAGTTTCTAACGATGGAACAGTGTACACAGGATCATCCGATAAACGAATCCGCGTTTGGGCGAAACCCGTCGGTGAAAAAAAGCACGTTCTAGTTGCAACTTTGGAGAAGCATAAATCAGCGGTTAATGCTTTAGCCCTAAACGACGACGGTTCGGTGCTATTTTCAGGTGCATGCGATCGTTCAATATTAGTATGGGAACGAGAGGATAGTGCGAATCATATGGTTGTGAGTGGGGCTTTGAGGGGGCATCAGAAAGCGATACTTTGTTTGATCAACGTTTCTGATTTGTTGCTGAGTGGTTCTGCTGATCGGACGGTTAGGATTTGGAAACGGGTTTATGATGGTTCGTTTTGTTGTGTTGGTGTTCTTGATGGTCACCGGAAACCGGTTAAGTCGTTAGCGGCAATTCAAGAgtataatgatgatgatgaaagtCAAAGTTCTCCTAACGGTGTCGTTTCTGTTTTTAGTGGTTCATTAGATGGTGAAATAAAGGTTTGGCAACTTTCTATTGGGTGTGATCTGGCCTCTCAGGGTCAATCAATATTTTCTGAATTCCTAGAATAGAATGCTGTAATAAAATCAGAGTATATGAAAAGAAGAAGTACAAGTAGTGAACAAGGACAAAGTACAAACtagtatttgatttatatttttatttttagtgtaaaTTTCATTCCCCTCAAAGATGTTCGAATTACACTCCTCTTCACActcatgttaaaatatacacttctcTCCTtcgaaaagtaaaatttatattctCCTTCCTTATAAAATACTTGAATTACAACtttctcccttaataattaaatatacactacactttaatctattttaacataaataaatatttttatgatatatattaatttgaaccaccatttaagaaaaatatttttttttataatttaaatgtcaatgagaattaaatttaaatattttgctattgattttattatttagagtataaaattaacttttaaataattatgatttattgtctttagtaacttttcacatattttaattttattttgggttgtttcatattttataatagggtttaaaactacatgttaatgaaattgtgaataaaaaataacaaaaactatgtattcaattttttattttattaaaatagacaTGCAATACTATTTTTGTTGAAGTCtattagattattattatttttgctagattattagcaataaaaaaattattgagggagtaaagtgtagattttaacataagaggggagagaACGTAATTCAAGTTTCTTTTAGAGGAGGGGTGTGAAATGTTTTAtactatgttttgaataagtgggGAGAGGAGtctatattttaacataaaagagaaggagagtgtaattcaagcatctttgagagaagtgtaatttactcttatttttactatttgtTATAGGTCATACAAACtagtatttgatttatatttttatttttactatttgtGATAGGTCAAGGCTAAAATTCCAATTTAATTTTTCGTGGAGATCGTAGATGTGGCTTTTGAAATCTAATACTGAAATATACAATAAATTATGTGGATGATTTAGGGTCTTTTTGGATTGGTTTAATTTACGGCTTATGCAAAACAGTTATCCAAATAATAAGTATTAatgaattatttataaattttttaaggtaatatttgaaaaacaatttataaatatacataaattaacataaaagtttaattatttgtataagttctttttcataagcttaaaataagctcaatccaaacaggTCCTTGctcaaagtaaaaaattaatatttttaaatttgttcatTAACTATATACGAAACTAGGAAAATATGTGTTAAATATAACGTTGCTATgataaatattaacaaaatataacgtgttatacttcaaaaaaaaaatataacgtTGTTATGATAAATATTAACAAAGTATTATTATGTAGattgtatatattttgtttaagaGGAAATAGATAATATATTTGATAAGTAAGGAAATATACATGAAATTTAACTGATGGggtttgtttttgacaaaaactgATGGAGTTGAAATCAAACTAGGAGTTGAAATTAAAAGACATCTTTCAAGAAATTTCTTtttgctgttaaaaaaaacCCACAAAACTCAAAATTATTTTCTGAATGTCCATAACACTTTCCATCTAACTATTGCAAATTGCATCATCGCATAATCAGCATTTTCTTTAAAGTAATACATAGTAGGAAAAAAACTCAGAAACTACTGCATCACTAAATCACAACATCACTAGATATGAAGTTTTGAAAATATGCTGCAGTAAAAAAAAgcgaaaaatgaaaataaaaaataaaaaatcatatgttTGATATTAAACAAACAATTATGTTAAACGAATGGCATAAATTGAGACGTTCTTCAACAGTTCAACCGATGAAAATTACCTTTGCTTCAATGGTGTATCACCTATTCGCGTATGTGAATGGATTGGTTGAATGAGGGCCATTTTTTCAATGGATTATCATCTATTCGTCGTATGCTCTTCGAAGAGGAGAGGGTCCGCTATAGGTTTCGTGCCATCACTCtctttacttagttttttttttttggcttaataaaCCTCTTTCATTTTGGTTGGAACTTTATACTAAatgatgaaacaatttttttttactagaaaTATTTTAGTATAATAAAACACTTTTTAGTAGATATGCATATATCAGCAGATCTATCTAACTTTGTAGATTTTTTTGATAGCCTATGTCTGGCCGATTtattaaataggctttttaaaaccctaaacctatttttttttaataaacaagtTAGGCATAACCAACCTTAAACATGTCAAGTTATAAACCGTCTAGATCGATCAAACATGTTCCAACCTTTACTTGTTCGTACACAAAATATGTACTATCAACATTcaacaatatcaaaatttaaattttccaaaaaaacagaaattccaCCTTTTCTCTACACAAATGCAACCCTAGTAATTTAGGACCTTCAGAAAAACTGGTGAGGTAATTGTATAATTTGAGAGGTATGcgttaaaattttgtaaaagtaCTAAAAATTTGTTTAGAAGCCCAGTTGTATGCATGGGTCCCGGAGCCCACAACTTCCTTTCACTTTTTCAAAGCCCATATACTCTCCTCTTCAGTTTAGGTTTCTTTCTGTTTCATTATAAAAGCAGAGCATAGGAGAACAACTTTGACATACACGAAAGTGATAAACCCTAGCCGCATAGCAAAATCAAAGGCTGTTTCAGTTTCATAGTACGTTTCACTCTCACATTCCACTGTTTTCTTCTTTGTATTATGTATTACTTAGTTAATAATCATCGCTTTTGATAGGCGTTGCGTTCTTCGTTAGTTTTTCATGCCGAAGTACGTGTCAACGAAAGCGTATATCAATTTCAACACAGACTTTTTCCTTAGTTATTtgttaattaaagaaaaaaaaacatctgcGTATTATCACCATCGCAGTTTGTTTTATTGTCGTGCTGTTATATTTTCAGAATTtatttcagttttatttttatatgaattattgTTGCTTCACAATGGTGAACCCTCCTTTATTTTGAAATGGGAGGTTTCAAGTTTCCCGAAGCATAAATTAAACCAACAAAACCAGTCTCTAACGGCTCAGTGTAATTTAATTTAGCTACACTACGCCACCTGTCTACTGgtacatttcatttcatttttgcaCACCCCttcttgaattaatttttttacttaattagtGTTTGATAATTTGTCTAATTAAaccaatatttatttgtttaatcaGTGGTTGAAATGGAACAATCTTCCAAGCCAAATGTACCTTCTAT from Medicago truncatula cultivar Jemalong A17 chromosome 8, MtrunA17r5.0-ANR, whole genome shotgun sequence includes the following:
- the LOC25501825 gene encoding protein JINGUBANG; its protein translation is MRLRWLLDTCSSANNCATATHNSTISLHPSKKQQHASDSSTSSSSTLTSDDSTSTLYSNYSIQTLPSVPSLQKLSSQNLNNFSVSYHCITSLTPHSSRPITSLALHNNLLYAATENQINVYDRQTCTYLHTFNTKSISSGSTKTIAFSKDMVFTTHQDCKIRVWNHHHHKNNNNHRKLTTLPTVNDRFRRFLLPSNYINIRRHVKRLWIEHADAVTDLAVSNGVIYSVSWDKTLKIWRISDLRCLESLKAHEDAVNAVAVSNDGTVYTGSSDKRIRVWAKPVGEKKHVLVATLEKHKSAVNALALNDDGSVLFSGACDRSILVWEREDSANHMVVSGALRGHQKAILCLINVSDLLLSGSADRTVRIWKRVYDGSFCCVGVLDGHRKPVKSLAAIQEYNDDDESQSSPNGVVSVFSGSLDGEIKVWQLSIGCDLASQGQSIFSEFLE